A window from Diachasmimorpha longicaudata isolate KC_UGA_2023 chromosome 5, iyDiaLong2, whole genome shotgun sequence encodes these proteins:
- the LOC135162896 gene encoding cytochrome P450 9e2-like: MEWLSLLLTAFVAYFLYHLYQFLFGKEILYEKDGIPHVKPMTALVGFIFNFARGISVSESISQFYNVNENVKYVSTRFMMTSALMILDLDLAKEVSITAFDHFVNHDGFIMPRHEPIFGKNLFFLEDNKWREVRNLLTPAFTSSKLKGMFKLMSECATTFADYLAEQSHEKPIDINSKDVFSRYANDVIGTCAFGVNVDSMRNPNNDFYVNGRKATNLGGFNLVKMFLAKRLPILRQYFDMKIVSDDIEKFFTELVKDTIATREAEGITRTDMIQLMMEARNNGDVLTIPEMTAQAFVFFFGGFESTSTFMCFVMQMLAENPEIQERLQCEVDQLFDKERDDPSYEAVNNMVYLDAVVNETLRLYPINSMMDRVCCKEYELPSPMPGKQPVMLKPGTVLWIPYYALLRDPIQYPDPNVFNPDRFISGGQTLTNAAASIAFGLGPRMCIGNRFAIMKSKVLLARILRKCSVKPGDRMLTPVKLDVYTFEIKARGGFWLKVQARGKSISVQENK, encoded by the coding sequence ATGGAGTGGTTGAGCCTTCTCCTAACGGCCTTTGTCGCCTACTTTCTCTATCACCTGTACCAGTTCCTCTTCGGAAAGGAAATCCTCTACGAAAAAGACGGAATTCCCCACGTGAAACCTATGACCGCGCTGGTCGGTTTTATCTTCAATTTTGCCCGCGGTATATCCGTATCAGAGAGCATCAGCCAATTCTACAATGTCAACGAGAATGTCAAGTACGTGTCAACAAGATTCATGATGACATCAGCGCTGATGATCCTCGATCTGGACCTCGCCAAGGAGGTAAGCATCACGGCCTTCGATCATTTCGTCAATCACGACGGCTTCATCATGCCCCGGCACGAGCCGATCTTCGGCAAAAATCTCTTCTTCCTCGAGGACAACAAGTGGCGAGAGGTGAGGAACCTGTTGACTCCTGCCTTCACATCCAGCAAACTCAAAGGTATGTTCAAACTCATGTCCGAATGTGCTACAACCTTTGCGGACTACCTTGCAGAGCAGTCCCATGAAAAGCCTATCGACATCAATTCCAAGGACGTGTTCTCTCGTTACGCCAATGACGTCATTGGTACATGTGCTTTTGGGGTGAACGTTGACTCGATGAGAAATCCAAATAACGATTTTTACGTTAATGGACGAAAAGCAACGAATCTCGGAGGATTCAACCTGGTGAAAATGTTTCTTGCCAAGAGACTTCCGATACTTCGTCAATATTTTGACATGAAAATCGTCAGTGATGACATTGAAAAGTTCTTCACTGAACTGGTGAAGGACACGATCGCGACGAGGGAGGCAGAAGGTATCACTCGGACAGACATGATTCAACTGATGATGGAGGCGCGTAATAATGGAGACGTGCTGACCATTCCGGAGATGACGGCGCAAGCGTTTGTCTTCTTCTTCGGGGGTTTCGAGTCGACGTCGACGTTCATGTGCTTCGTGATGCAGATGCTGGCGGAGAATCCGGAGATTCAGGAGAGGCTCCAGTGCGAAGTGGACCAGCTCTTCGATAAGGAAAGAGACGATCCGTCGTACGAGGCTGTCAATAATATGGTTTATCTGGACGCTGTTGTCAATGAAACCCTCCGGTTGTATCCCATCAACTCGATGATGGACAGAGTCTGCTGCAAGGAGTACGAGCTACCCTCACCGATGCCCGGGAAACAGCCGGTGATGCTGAAACCAGGGACCGTTCTGTGGATACCGTATTACGCGCTTCTGAGGGATCCGATTCAGTATCCTGATCCCAATGTCTTCAATCCCGACAGATTCATCAGCGGGGGACAGACACTGACAAATGCTGCTGCCTCCATTGCATTTGGCCTTGGACCCAGAATGTGCATTGGGAACAGGTTTGCGATAATGAAGAGTAAAGTACTGTTGGCTCGTATTTTGAGAAAGTGTTCGGTTAAGCCGGGGGACAGGATGCTGACGCCTGTCAAGCTGGATGTCTATACTTTTGAAATTAAGGCACGAGGTGGCTTCTGGCTGAAAGTTCAGGCGAGAGGGAAATCAATTTCTGTTCAGGAAAATAAGTGA
- the LOC135162899 gene encoding cytochrome P450 9e2-like: MGFWLILATIVLVLFLYYWLIENKNFFDKHEILYVKPVPFLGNMAPIIFRQTPMVENINNIYKLNKDAKYVGFFDFGCPVVMIRDVELAKNITVKYFDHFVNHRGFVDPEQEPLFGNNLFSLHDERWRSIRNLLSPAFTSSKMKGMFKLMSDCASTYADYFADQSREKPFEVSSKDAFTRYTNDVIGTCAFGIKVDSIRNRNNEFYVLGRKATNFEGIQSIKFFTVRSFPRLSNLLKIRLISRDVDVFFQNLVKETIAMRDEKGISRPDMIQLMMETRNNKEGEGPKLTIEEMTSQAFIFFFGGFDTSSTLMCFVAHQIADRADVQERLQREVDEAFDKHDGDPPYEAVANMVYLEAVINEALRMYPVAPFLDRVCNTEFELPPALPGKKPVMLKPGDNVWIPVYPIQRDPEFYPNPEVFDPDRFIKNGRSSANSANSLTFGQGPRMCIGNRFALLETKVLLVHLLRKCSLRPGKKMILPFRLSKTSFAMTAEGGFWMEFQRRDV; encoded by the coding sequence ATGGGCTTCTGGTTGATCTTGGCAACAATAGTCCTAGTGTTGTTTCTCTACTACTGGCTCATCGAGAATAagaattttttcgataaacATGAAATTCTCTACGTCAAACCGGTTCCCTTCCTGGGTAACATGGCACCGATAATTTTCCGACAGACACCGATGGTGGAGAACATAAACAACATTTACAAGTTAAATAAGGACGCCAAATACGTGGGTTTCTTTGATTTTGGATGTCCGGTTGTGATGATACGTGATGTGGAACTCGCGAAAAATATAACTGTCAAGTACTTCGATCATTTCGTCAATCATCGTGGCTTCGTTGATCCCGAACAGGAGCCCCTCTTCGGCAACAATCTTTTCTCTCTCCACGATGAGAGATGGCGATCGATAAGAAATCTTCTGAGCCCTGCCTTCACCTCCAGCAAAATGAAGGGCATGTTCAAGCTGATGTCCGATTGTGCTTCTACTTACGCTGATTATTTCGCTGATCAATCGCGAGAAAAACCGTTCGAGGTCAGCTCCAAAGACGCATTTACTCGTTACACCAATGATGTCATTGGTACCTGTGCATTTGGAATAAAAGTGGATTCCATTAGAAATCGAAATAACGAATTCTACGTTCTGGGAAGAAAGGCAACAAATTTCGAAGGAATACAATCTATCAAATTTTTTACAGTTCGAAGCTTTCCAAGATTATCAAATTTACTCAAAATCAGACTTATCTCTCGTGATGTTGATGTCTTCTTTCAAAATCTCGTGAAAGAGACTATTGCTATGAGGGATGAAAAGGGAATATCTAGGCCGGACATGATCCAACTGATGATGGAGACCAGAAATAATAAGGAAGGAGAGGGTCCCAAGCTGACGATTGAAGAGATGACGTCTCAGGCCTTCATCTTCTTCTTCGGTGGTTTTGACACTTCCTCGACATTGATGTGCTTCGTGGCTCACCAAATCGCGGACAGGGCCGATGTCCAGGAGAGACTCCAGAGGGAAGTAGACGAGGCTTTTGATAAGCACGATGGAGATCCTCCCTACGAAGCTGTTGCCAACATGGTTTATCTCGAAGCTGTGATCAACGAAGCACTTCGGATGTACCCGGTGGCTCCGTTCCTGGACAGAGTTTGCAATACAGAATTTGAATTACCCCCAGCTCTACCCGGAAAAAAGCCAGTGATGTTGAAACCAGGAGACAACGTGTGGATTCCAGTTTATCCGATTCAGAGGGATCCCGAGTTCTACCCCAATCCTGAGGTCTTCGACCCCGACCGCTTCATCAAAAATGGACGGTCATCCGCCAACTCAGCGAACTCTTTGACATTCGGTCAAGGTCCAAGAATGTGCATTGGAAACAGATTCGCCCTTTTGGAGACTAAAGTACTGCTGGTGCACCTGTTGAGAAAGTGCTCGTTGAGACCTGGCAAGAAGATGATCCTACCTTTTCGCTTGAGCAAGACCAGTTTCGCTATGACCGCCGAGGGTGGATTCTGGATGGAATTCCAACGGCGAGATGTGTAA
- the LOC135162898 gene encoding cytochrome P450 9e2-like: MEFSTICSIILIILLLYYYLLPRDNFFDKHGIPYVKPVPLLGNMAPMFLFQTMSLFETMQRTYNFDKKAKYVGFLDFETPILMIRDHELAKKITIKHFNCFVNHRDFITSQQDPLFGNILFNLHDQKWRNTRNVMTPAFTSSKMKCLFPMITECARNYVDYFVDQSRDKPLELNTKDAFSRYTNDVIGRFAFGVTIDTIRNQNNYFYEVGKKSTSFEGLPGFKVVLLRLVPKFCKLFDIKFITDDVAGFFKKLVADTIAMRDEQGISRQDMIQLMMETRNKQERDEDKLTTLEMTSQAFSFFFGGYETSSTFMCFVAQEIAEKPHIQETLRREVDLVFEEHGDTPPYEAINNMSYLDAVFSEALRMYPVFAFLDRVCNTDFELPPVLPGRHPVVLKPGDIVWIPIYCFQRDPEIFSNPDVFDPERFINNGKLSANSANSMSFGQGPRMCIANRFALLESKIMFVHLLRKCLLKPGKRMITPLKLSNTSFLMRAEGGFWVELQPRRL; the protein is encoded by the coding sequence ATGGAATTTTCAACCATCTGTTCAATAATCTTGATAATTCTGCTGCTCTACTACTACCTCCTCCCCCGGGACAATTTCTTCGATAAACACGGCATCCCCTACGTCAAACCTGTACCTCTCCTCGGCAACATGGCGCCGATGTTCCTATTCCAGACAATGTCCCTTTTCGAGACAATGCAGAGGACCTACAATTTCGATAAGAAAGCGAAGTACGTTGGTTTCCTGGACTTTGAAACTCCAATACTGATGATTCGTGATCATGAATTAGCCAAGAAAATCACAATCAAGCACTTCAACTGTTTCGTTAATCATCGAGACTTCATTACCTCCCAGCAGGATCCCCTCTTTGGGAATATTCTCTTCAATCTGCACGACCAGAAGTGGCGTAACACCAGGAACGTAATGACTCCGGCTTTTACATCCAGCAAAATGAAGTGCCTCTTCCCCATGATCACCGAATGCGCGAGGAATTACGTAGATTACTTCGTTGATCAATCTCGAGACAAACCACTTGAGCTCAACACCAAAGATGCATTTTCGAGATACACCAACGACGTCATCGGAAGATTCGCTTTCGGTGTGACCATTGACACTATCAGGAACCAGAATAATTACTTCTACGaagtgggaaaaaaatcgacgagtTTCGAGGGATTGCCAGGATTCAAAGTCGTCCTGCTACGTCTGGTTCCCAAGTTCTGCAAACTATTCGACATCAAGTTCATCACTGATGACGTTGCGGGGTTCTTCAAGAAGCTCGTCGCTGACACCATCGCGATGAGGGACGAACAGGGGATCTCAAGGCAGGATATGATCCAACTGATGATGGAAACGAGGAATAAACAGGAAAGAGATGAAGACAAGTTGACCACTCTTGAGATGACCTCGCAGGCGTTCAGCTTCTTCTTCGGGGGTTACGAAACTTCCTCGACATTCATGTGCTTCGTGGCCCAAGAGATCGCTGAGAAGCCGCATATACAGGAGACACTCCGGAGGGAAGTGGATCTGGTCTTTGAAGAACATGGAGATACACCTCCGTACGAAGCTATCAATAATATGAGTTATCTTGACGCTGTCTTCAGTGAAGCACTTCGCATGTACCCGGTTTTCGCGTTCCTGGACAGGGTTTGCAACACAGATTTTGAATTACCACCAGTCCTACCTGGAAGACATCCAGTGGTGTTGAAACCCGGTGACATCGTGTGGATTCCGATTTACTGCTTTCAACGAGATCCGGAGATTTTTTCCAATCCAGACGTCTTCGATCCCGAGCGATTCATCAACAATGGGAAGCTGTCCGCCAACTCGGCTAACTCCATGTCGTTTGGGCAGGGGCCCAGAATGTGCATTGCGAATAGATTTGCACTCTTGGAGAGCAAAATCATGTTCGTTCATCTCCTGAGGAAGTGCTTACTCAAACCTGGGAAGAGGATGATTACTCCTTTAAAGCTGAGCAACACGAGCTTTCTCATGAGGGCTGAGGGTGGATTCTGGGTCGAGCTTCAACCGAGGAGATTGTGA
- the LOC135162897 gene encoding cytochrome P450 9e2-like, translating into MEVWTLLGILLVTLLLYYCFSSRSDYFRKYGIPHMKPLPIFGNMGPTALRRLSIFDLIQKLYYFDPSAKYVGFFDFQTPVVMLRDRELIKTITVKGFDHFVNHRDFITSDLDPLFGNLLFTMRDDKWRKIRAVMTPAFTSSKMKGTYKLVADCAANYASYFAEQSREKPMEFNTKDAFTRYTNDVIGTFAFGVTIDSIRNRDNDFYVFGRKSTSFEGVGAWRLALMRLVPTFCKLFNIKFVTDDAVEFFTNLVKETIAMRDEKGLSRPDMIQLMMETRNNKEGEGPKLSLVEMTSQAYGFFFGGFDTSSTLMCFVAQEIAEKADVQEKLQAEVDQLFEEYEGDPPYEAVNNMVYLDAVINETLRMYPVGPFLDRVCTSEFELPSAVPGAQPLVMRPGDVVWIPVYSLQRDPDYFPNPDVFDPERFIKNDKSFGHSTHSLTFGQGPRMCIGNRFALLETKILFVHLLRKCSLKPGKKMITPLRVSKRSFVMTAEGGFWVEFQPRNHQTSS; encoded by the coding sequence atgGAAGTTTGGACGCTATTGGGAATACTCCTGGTGACTCTGCTGCTCTACTACTGCTTCTCCAGCCGGAGTGATTACTTTCGTAAATATGGTATACCCCACATGAAACCACTGCCCATCTTCGGCAACATGGGCCCAACAGCATTGCGACGATTATCGATCTTCGATCTCATCCAAAAACTTTACTATTTCGACCCGAGCGCCAAGTACGTGGGCTTCTTCGACTTCCAGACCCCAGTGGTGATGCTACGTGACCGTGAACTCATTAAAACTATCACCGTCAAGGGCTTCGATCACTTCGTCAATCACCGTGATTTCATCACCTCGGATTTGGATCCCCTCTTCGGCAACCTTCTCTTCACAATGCGCGACGATAAGTGGCGGAAGATCAGGGCAGTGATGACCCCGGCATTCACATCCAGCAAGATGAAGGGGACGTACAAACTTGTCGCTGATTGTGCTGCCAATTACGCCAGCTATTTCGCCGAACAATCGCGAGAAAAACCGATGGAATTCAACACCAAAGACGCATTTACACGATACACCAATGATGTCATTGGTACATTTGCATTCGGAGTCACAATTGATTCGATAAGAAATCGAGACaatgatttttacgtttttggAAGAAAATCCACGAGCTTCGAGGGAGTCGGGGCCTGGAGATTGGCATTGATGCGGTTAGTTCCGactttttgtaaattatttaatattaaattcgtCACTGACGATGCGGTTGAGTTTTTCACGAATCTGGTGAAAGAGACCATCGCTATGAGGGATGAAAAGGGACTATCGAGACCAGATATGATCCAACTGATGATGGAAACGAGGAATAATAAGGAGGGAGAGGGACCCAAACTGTCGCTCGTGGAGATGACGTCGCAGGCGTACGGATTCTTCTTCGGGGGCTTCGACACTTCCTCGACGCTCATGTGCTTCGTAGCACAGGAGATAGCGGAGAAAGCAGACGTCCAGGAGAAGCTCCAGGCAGAAGTGGATCAGCTGTTCGAGGAGTACGAGGGAGACCCACCTTATGAGGCTGTTAATAATATGGTTTATCTTGATGCCGTGATCAATGAGACCCTTCGGATGTATCCGGTTGGTCCATTCCTCGACAGAGTTTGTACTTCGGAGTTTGAACTACCTTCAGCTGTACCCGGGGCACAACCGCTCGTCATGAGACCCGGTGATGTCGTGTGGATTCCGGTTTACAGTCTGCAGAGGGATCCGGACTATTTTCCGAATCCTGATGTCTTCGATCCTGAACGATTTATTAAGAATGACAAGTCGTTTGGACACTCGACTCATTCTCTGACCTTTGGACAGGGCCCTAGAATGTGCATTGGGAACAGGTTTGCTCTTCTGGAGACCAAGATATTGTTTGTTCATCTTCTCCGGAAGTGCTCACTCAAACCCGGGAAGAAGATGATCACTCCATTGAGGGTCAGCAAGAGGAGCTTTGTTATGACAGCGGAGGGGGGATTCTGGGTGGAATTTCAACCGAGAAATCACCAGACTTCGTCGTAG
- the LOC135162901 gene encoding sialin-like, which yields MGKEIFTCRDVLWILVFCGFAINYMLRINLNLAIVAMVVPGSKGPAIAECSLQKITWNIPTNKSLYMLTNPTVAQKPQADSLFHWSEYDQGLALGAYYWFHWLTQLPGGLLARRYGTKMVFGIGNLATAVLGLLIPLATEYHLYGLVTIRVLQGLISGVIWPSMHDMTAKWIPPMERSKFVSAYLGSSVGAAITYPLCAFIIDWMNWRAAFYITSIIGIIWYCFWSFLVYNTPKEHPRISPEECTHIVESLGDTLSSSHTLSKVPWRQLLLSGPVWITIVAHWGGVWGFLTFMTQAPSYFNFVHGWNINATGLLSGLPHVLRMIFSYLYSILSDWLLRTKKMSHQNVRKLANLVTTGGGAIFTLGLSFSGCQPILAIIFMMAGTAINGAVSAGTLAVFVDLSPNFASVLLGFCGLVTTGAGFISPLIVGILTNHRQTIEQWRVVFMIAAANLTISAIAYQFWGTAEVQPWNECNEPAEGISPNELTSLKPKKKNESNETDKEAV from the exons ATGG GAAAAGAGATCTTCACGTGTCGAGATGTCCTGTGGATCCTCGTATTTTGCGGCTTCGCTATAAACTACATGCTCAGGATAAATCTCAACCTGGCGATAGTAGCCATGGTCGTTCCAGGATCAAAAGGGCCGGCGATAGCCGAATGTTCACTGCAGAAAATCACCTGGAACATCCCTACCAATAAATCTCTTTACATGTTGACGAATCCTACAGTCGCTCAGAAGCCCCAG gcAGATTCTCTGTTCCACTGGAGTGAATACGATCAGGGATTAGCTTTAGGAGCTTATTACTGGTTTCACTGGTTGACCCAATTACCTGGTGGTCTACTAGCCCGAAGATATGGCACCAAAATGGTCTTTGGAATTGGAAATCTGGCAACTGCAGTTCTTGGTTTACTCATTCCATTAGCAACTGAGTATCATCTCTATGGACTGGTGACTATCCGTGTTCTGCAGGGGTTGATTTCG GGTGTCATCTGGCCTTCCATGCACGACATGACCGCCAAATGGATTCCTCCGATGGAGCGGAGCAAGTTTGTTAGCGCTTATTTAG GCAGTTCCGTGGGCGCTGCCATTACCTACCCCCTCTGTGCGTTTATCATCGACTGGATGAATTGGAGAGCTGCTTTTTACATTACTTCTATCATCGGTATAATCTG GTATTGCTTCTGGTCCTTTCTAGTCTACAATACACCAAAGGAGCACCCGAGAATCAGTCCAGAAGAGTGCACCCACATCGTGGAGAGCCTCGGAGACACCTTATCCAGTTCTCACACATTATCCAAAGTTCCCTGGAGACAATTACTCCTCTCCGGTCCCGTCTGGATCACAATTGTTGCCCATTGGGGTGGAGTCTGGGGGTTCCTCACCTTCATGACTCAAGCACCATCCTACTTCAACTTCGTCCACGGATGGAACATAAATGCT ACTGGCCTTCTATCCGGACTTCCTCATGTACTTCGCATGATTTTCTCCTACCTGTACTCAATCCTGAGTGATTGGCTGTTGCGGACCAAGAAAATGTCCCATCAAAACGTCCGAAAACTTGCTAATCTTGTGACAACCGGGGGCGGAGCAATTTTCACCCTGGGATTGAGTTTTAGTGGATGTCAACCAATCCTCgcaattattttcatgatGGCGGGAACGGCGATCAATGGCGCAGTGTCGGCAGGGACGTTGGCCGTCTTCGTCGATCTCAGCCCTAATTTCGCGAGTGTTTTGCTGGGTTTTTGTGGATTAGTCACCACTGGCGCCGGTTTCATATCTCCTCTGATCGTCGGAATTCTCACTAATCACCGA CAAACGATAGAGCAGTGGCGTGTGGTGTTTATGATAGCCGCGGCAAATCTCACAATCAGCGCCATTGCTTATCAATTCTGGGGAACTGCTGAGGTGCAACCGTGGAATGAGTGCAATGAACCCGCGGAAGGAATTTCCCCCAATGAATTGACCAGCTTGAAAccaaagaaaaagaatgaatccAATGAGACTGATAAAGAAGCTGTATGA
- the LOC135162903 gene encoding odorant receptor Or2-like, with translation MTGKMQELWPMKITYFCLSWAGFATVKTQSDRKLLNILLSVFVIMSITVLYLVVLDLYYDIKEGRDSQEIIAALFPVVLTFLTSFKLISLAVRRRLYERLLQTTREKLWTQSWTEYGKNVLLQCGRQAYLFFIIFGVVAYICGAAFVVGPIVLMRTDNITSPSDRRLPHEIRIGLPGHETPFYEIFYAINVFGITVVTILYFCFDYYLVLMNIFLVGQFDILNNRFEVIYEHKKDQGGGIGTSPILREFKKCVKQHQYLIWLAGEMESLYKISNLAHVLTYSFVICIAGYQLLLAKRLFFIIKYGIFFFGCLLQLSSITLTCHNIKIASEEIANGIYRSNWYYENCSEEGRALCKNFILVFMKTQYPCCLTAWGFFPITLDTLKSVVTTAFSYLTLMRKNMA, from the exons ATGACTGGAAAAATGCAGGAGCTGTGGCCCATGAAGATCACGTATTTCTGCTTATCCTGGGCCGGCTTTGCAACTGTCAAGACCCAAAGTGACAggaaattgttgaatattttactGTCTGTATTTGTTATAATGAGCATAACTGTACTGTACCTCGTTGTGTTGGATTTGTACTATGATATTAAAGAAGGACGTGATAGT cAAGAGATTATTGCGGCGCTGTTTCCCGTTGTCCTCACTTTCCTCACTAGTTTTAAATTAATATCATTGGCAGTGAGACGCCGTCTTTACGAGAGACTTTTGCAAACAACGCGGGAGAAATTGTGGACCCAGTCGTGGACGGAGTACGGAAAAAACGTATTGCTACAATGTGGACGACAAGCCTACttgtttttcataatttttggagTTGTTGCGTATATTTGCGGAGCCGCATTCGTGGTAGGACCAATTGTGC ttatGAGAACCGATAATATCACGAGCCCGAGTGATCGTCGTTTGCCTCATGAAATTAGAATTGGTCTTCCTGGCCATGAGACACCTTTCTACGAAATTTTTTACGCTATTAAC gTATTCGGCATTACCGTAGTGACAATTTTATACTTCTGCTTCGATTATTACCTCGTCCTCATGAATATATTCCTTGTTGGCCAGTTTGACATCCTGAATAATAGGTTTGAGGTGATTTACGAACACAAAAAGGATCAGGGAGGTGGTATTGGCACGAGTCCTATTTTacgagaatttaaaaaatgcgtTAAACAGCATCAATATCTGATTTGGCTTGCGGGAGAAATGGAGAGTCTTTACAAGATCAGTAATTTGGCGCACGTGCTGACATACAGTTTTGTCATCTGTATTGCTGGGTATCAACTACTTCTA GCTAAAAGGCtgtttttcattatcaaatacggaatatttttcttcggtTGTCTTCTCCAATTAAGCTCGATCACCCTGACCTGTCATAATATTAAAATCGCTAGTGAGGAAATAGCGAATGGGATATATCGTTCAAACTGGTACTATGAGAATTGTTCAGAGGAGGGACGAGCATTGTGTAAGAATTTTATTCTAGTCTTCATGAAGACGCAATATCCGTGCTGTTTGACGGCGTGGGGGTTCTTCCCCATCACCTTGGACACCCTAAAATCG GTCGTCACAACTGCGTTTTCCTATTTGACACTGATGAGGAAGAATATGGCCTAG